A section of the Saccopteryx leptura isolate mSacLep1 chromosome 4, mSacLep1_pri_phased_curated, whole genome shotgun sequence genome encodes:
- the CIITA gene encoding MHC class II transactivator isoform X6 — MELGPLEGGYLQLLNSNADPLQLYHLYDQMDLAGEEEIEICSEPDPDTINCEQFSRLLCDIEDDEETREAYANIAELDQYVFQDSQFEGLSRDMFIEHIGLEEVIGGSAEVLEKAGQKSHKRPFPEERPADLKHRKLAEPLAVPMVTGTFLVGPVSDSSALLCPSPPTLFNKEPTSGQTRLEENFLTPAPTASSLLSCLSLPAGHIHIIPTLPALPQGLWQVSGSGTEVSNILIYQGEMPQTSQAPLSSNPAIHSLPKSPDRPGSTSPFAPSAADLPGMPEPALTSRANKTEEEMSPTQCPEAHEVSSKLLKWPESVEQFHHSLRDKYQVEPAGPEGILVEVDLMRARLERSSSKSQERELVSLNWAERQPACGGLAEVLLAASDRRRPRETRVIAVLGKTGQGKSHWARTVSRTWACGQLPQYDFVFYLPCHCLDRSGDSYRLQDLLFSLGPRPLPVDSEVFGHILRRPDRVLLILDGFEELEAQDSLLHSTCGPLLAEPLSLRGLLAGLFQRKLLRGCTLLLMARPRGRLAPSLSKADALFEMAGFSAEQAETYVVRYFERLGATHHQERALALLRDQPLLLSHSHSPTVCRAVCQLSEALLELGEEAALPSTLTGLYVGLLGPAVRDSPPGALEALARLAWELGRRHHSALQEGQFPSDEVRAWAVAKGLVQPSPGAPETELAFPSFLLQCFLGALWLALSSEIKDKELPQYLALTPRKKRPYDNWLEGVPRFLAGLVFQPRACTLGALAGPAAAAMVDRKKKVLTRYLKRLQPGLLQAGRLLELLHCTHEASDAGLWQHVVQGLPAHLSFLGTRLTPPDTHVLGSTLERAGRDFSLDLRSTGIEPSGLRSLVGLSCVTHFRAALSDTVGLWESLQQRGEAKLLQAVEEKFTIEPFQAESMKDVEDLGNLVQIQRTRSSSEDTAGELPAIRDLKKLEFALGPVLGPQAFPKLVGILQAFSSLQHLDLDSLSENKIGDEGVAQLSTTFPQLKALETLNLSQNSITDVGACKLAKALPALAASLRSLSLYNNCICDVGAESLAHVLPDMVSLRVLDVQYNKFTAAGAQRLTASLRKCPHVETLAMWTPTIPFGVQEHLQQLDSRISLR, encoded by the exons ATGGAGTTGGGACCTCTAGAAGGCGGGTACCTGCAGCTTCTCAACAGCAATGCTGACCCGTTACAGCTCTACCATCTCTATGACCAGATGGACCTGGctggagaagaagaaatagagatcTGCTCAG AACCTGACCCGGACACCATCAACTGCGAACAGTTCAGCAGGCTGTTGTGTGACATAGAAGATGACGAAGAGACCAGGGAGGCTTATGCCAATATCG CGGAACTGGACCAGTACGTGTTCCAGGACTCCCAGTTCGAGGGCCTGAGCAGAGACATGTTCA tcGAGCACATAGGATTAGAAGAAGTGATCGGTGGGAGCGCAGAGGTGCTGGAGAAAGCAGGACAAAAGAGTCACAAAAGAC CCTTCCCAGAGGAGCGGCCCGCGGACCTGAAGCACAGGAAGCTCG CCGAGCCCCTAGCTGTGCCCATGGTGACTGGTACTTTCCTGGTGGGGCCAGTGAGTGACTCCTCAGCTCTGCTCTGTCCTTCACCACCTACTCTGTTCAACAAGGAGCCAACATCTGGCCAGACCCGGCTGGAGGAAAACTTCCTGACACCTG CGCCCACTGCCAGTTCCTTGCTGAGTTGCCTGAGTCTCCCCGCTGGGCACATCCACAtcatccccactctccctgctCTGCCCCAGGGCCTCTGGCAAGTCTCAGGATCTGGGACAGAGGTGTCCAATATACTCATCTACCAAG GCGAGATGCCCCAGACCAGCCAAGCACCTCTTTCCAGCAACCCAGCTATCCACAGCCTCCCCAAGTCCCCAGACCGGCCTGGCTCCACTAGCCCCTTCGCACCATCCGCCGCTGACCTTCCCGGCATGCCAGAACCAGCCCTGACCTCCCGTGCAAACAAGACAG AGGAAGAGATGTCCCCTACCCAATGCCCGGAAGCTCATGAAGTCTCCAGCAAGCTTCTAAAATGGCCTG AGAGTGTGGAGCAGTTTCACCACTCACTACGGGACAAGTACCAGGTTGAGCCTGCAGGTCCAGAAGGCATCCTGGTGGAGGTGGACCTGATGAGGGCACGGCTGGAGAGGAGCAGCAGCAAGAGCCAGGAGAGGGAACTGGTCAGCCTTAACTGGGCAGAGCGGCAGCCAGCCTGTGGGGGTCTGGCTGAGGTGCTGCTTGCAGCTAGTGACCGCCGGCGGCCACGTGAGACACGGGTGATTGCTGTGCTGGGCAAGACAGGACAAGGGAAGAGCCACTGGGCCCGGACAGTGAGCCGGACCTGGGCCTGCGGCCAGCTGCCACAGTACGACTTTGTCTTCTACTTGCCTTGTCACTGTTTGGACCGTTCAGGGGACTCCTACCGCCTGCAGGatctgctcttctccctgggcCCGCGGCCACTGCCGGTGGACAGTGAGGTTTTTGGTCACATCTTGAGGAGGCCTGACCGCGTTCTGCTCATCCTGGATGGCTTTGAGGAGCTTGAAGCCCAGGACAGCCTCCTGCACAGCACCTGCGGACCCCTGCTGGCGGAACCCCTCTCCCTCCGGGGGCTGCTGGCCGGGCTCTTCCAGCGCAAGCTGCTGCGCGGCTGCACCCTGCTGCTCATGGCGCGGCCCCGGGGCCGCCTGGCTCCCAGCCTGAGCAAGGCGGACGCCCTGTTCGAGATGGCCGGCTTCTCAGCCGAGCAGGCCGAGACCTACGTGGTGCGCTACTTTGAGCGGCTGGGGGCCACTCACCACCAAGAGCGAGCCCTGGCGCTGCTCCGGGACCAGCCGCTGCTGCTCAGTCACAGCCACAGTCCCACTGTGTGCCGGGCCGTGTGCCAGCTCTCCGAGGCCCTCctggagctgggggaggaggccGCGCTGCCCTCCACGCTCACGGGGCTCTATGTCGGCCTGCTAGGCCCAGCGGTCCGGGACAGCCCCCCGggggccctggaggccctggccaggctggcctgggagctgggccgCAGACACCACAGCGCCCTGCAGGAGGGCCAGTTCCCCTCGGACGAGGTGAGGGCTTGGGCTGTGGCCAAAGGCTTGGTGCAGCCTTCCCCTGGAGCCCCCGAGACCGAGCTGGCCTTTCCCAGCTTCCTCCTGCAGTGCTTCCTGGGAGCCCTGTGGCTGGCCCTGAGCAGTGAGATCAAGGACAAGGAGCTGCCACAGTATTTGGCTTTGACCCCAAGGAAGAAGAGGCCCTATGACAACTGGCTGGAGGGTGTGCCGCGCTTTCTGGCTGGGCTGGTCTTCCAGCCTCGCGCCTGCACACTGGGAGCCCTGGCAGGGCCGGCGGCAGCCGCTATGGTGGATAGGAAGAAGAAGGTGCTCACCAGGTACCTGAAGCGGCTGCAACCAGGGCTGCTGCAGGCAGGCCGGCTGCTGGAGCTATTGCACTGCACCCACGAGGCATCGGACGCTGGCCTTTGGCAGCATGTGGTGCAGGGGCTCCCCGcccacctctccttcctgggTACCCGGCTCACACCTCCGGACACCCATGTACTGGGCAGCACCTTAGAGAGAGCAGGCCGGGACTTTTCCTTGGACCTCCGCAGCACTGGCATTGAACCCTCTGGACTCAGGAGCCTCGTGGGACTCAGCTGTGTTACCCACttcag GGCCGCCTTGAGCGACACGGTGGGGCTGTGGGAGTCCCTACAACAGCGTGGGGAAGCCAAGCTACTCCAGGCAGTGGAAGAGAAGTTCACTATTGAGCCTTTCCAAGCCGAGTCCATGAAGGATGTGGAAGACCTGGGCAACCTTGTGCAGATCCAGAG GACAAGAAGTTCCTCAGAAGACACAGCTGGGGAACTCCCCGCCATCCGGGACCTAAAGAAGCTGGAGTTTGC GCTGGGCCCTGTCTTGGGCCCCCAGGCTTTCCCCAAGCTGGTGGGGATCCTCCAGGCCTTTTCCTCCCTGCAGCATCTGGA CCTGGACTCGCTGAGCGAGAACAAGATTGGGGACGAAGGTGTCGCGCAGCTCTCCACCACCTTCCCTCAGCTGAAGGCCTTGGAGACGCTCAA CTTGTCACAGAACAGCATCACCGATGTGGGCGCCTGCAAGCTGGCCAAGGCCCTGCCCGCCCTGGCTGCATCCCTCCGCAGTCTGAG
- the CIITA gene encoding MHC class II transactivator isoform X4, protein MRCLAPYPEGSYLPEPQGSGQCAAMELGPLEGGYLQLLNSNADPLQLYHLYDQMDLAGEEEIEICSEPDPDTINCEQFSRLLCDIEDDEETREAYANIAELDQYVFQDSQFEGLSRDMFIEHIGLEEVIGGSAEVLEKAGQKSHKRPFPEERPADLKHRKLAEPLAVPMVTGTFLVGPVSDSSALLCPSPPTLFNKEPTSGQTRLEENFLTPAPTASSLLSCLSLPAGHIHIIPTLPALPQGLWQVSGSGTEVSNILIYQGEMPQTSQAPLSSNPAIHSLPKSPDRPGSTSPFAPSAADLPGMPEPALTSRANKTEEEMSPTQCPEAHEVSSKLLKWPESVEQFHHSLRDKYQVEPAGPEGILVEVDLMRARLERSSSKSQERELVSLNWAERQPACGGLAEVLLAASDRRRPRETRVIAVLGKTGQGKSHWARTVSRTWACGQLPQYDFVFYLPCHCLDRSGDSYRLQDLLFSLGPRPLPVDSEVFGHILRRPDRVLLILDGFEELEAQDSLLHSTCGPLLAEPLSLRGLLAGLFQRKLLRGCTLLLMARPRGRLAPSLSKADALFEMAGFSAEQAETYVVRYFERLGATHHQERALALLRDQPLLLSHSHSPTVCRAVCQLSEALLELGEEAALPSTLTGLYVGLLGPAVRDSPPGALEALARLAWELGRRHHSALQEGQFPSDEVRAWAVAKGLVQPSPGAPETELAFPSFLLQCFLGALWLALSSEIKDKELPQYLALTPRKKRPYDNWLEGVPRFLAGLVFQPRACTLGALAGPAAAAMVDRKKKVLTRYLKRLQPGLLQAGRLLELLHCTHEASDAGLWQHVVQGLPAHLSFLGTRLTPPDTHVLGSTLERAGRDFSLDLRSTGIEPSGLRSLVGLSCVTHFRAALSDTVGLWESLQQRGEAKLLQAVEEKFTIEPFQAESMKDVEDLGNLVQIQRTRSSSEDTAGELPAIRDLKKLEFALGPVLGPQAFPKLVGILQAFSSLQHLDLDSLSENKIGDEGVAQLSTTFPQLKALETLNLSQNSITDVGACKLAKALPALAASLRSLSLYNNCICDVGAESLAHVLPDMVSLRVLDVQYNKFTAAGAQRLTASLRKCPHVETLAMWTPTIPFGVQEHLQQLDSRISLR, encoded by the exons GCAGTGGACAGTGTGCCGCCATGGAGTTGGGACCTCTAGAAGGCGGGTACCTGCAGCTTCTCAACAGCAATGCTGACCCGTTACAGCTCTACCATCTCTATGACCAGATGGACCTGGctggagaagaagaaatagagatcTGCTCAG AACCTGACCCGGACACCATCAACTGCGAACAGTTCAGCAGGCTGTTGTGTGACATAGAAGATGACGAAGAGACCAGGGAGGCTTATGCCAATATCG CGGAACTGGACCAGTACGTGTTCCAGGACTCCCAGTTCGAGGGCCTGAGCAGAGACATGTTCA tcGAGCACATAGGATTAGAAGAAGTGATCGGTGGGAGCGCAGAGGTGCTGGAGAAAGCAGGACAAAAGAGTCACAAAAGAC CCTTCCCAGAGGAGCGGCCCGCGGACCTGAAGCACAGGAAGCTCG CCGAGCCCCTAGCTGTGCCCATGGTGACTGGTACTTTCCTGGTGGGGCCAGTGAGTGACTCCTCAGCTCTGCTCTGTCCTTCACCACCTACTCTGTTCAACAAGGAGCCAACATCTGGCCAGACCCGGCTGGAGGAAAACTTCCTGACACCTG CGCCCACTGCCAGTTCCTTGCTGAGTTGCCTGAGTCTCCCCGCTGGGCACATCCACAtcatccccactctccctgctCTGCCCCAGGGCCTCTGGCAAGTCTCAGGATCTGGGACAGAGGTGTCCAATATACTCATCTACCAAG GCGAGATGCCCCAGACCAGCCAAGCACCTCTTTCCAGCAACCCAGCTATCCACAGCCTCCCCAAGTCCCCAGACCGGCCTGGCTCCACTAGCCCCTTCGCACCATCCGCCGCTGACCTTCCCGGCATGCCAGAACCAGCCCTGACCTCCCGTGCAAACAAGACAG AGGAAGAGATGTCCCCTACCCAATGCCCGGAAGCTCATGAAGTCTCCAGCAAGCTTCTAAAATGGCCTG AGAGTGTGGAGCAGTTTCACCACTCACTACGGGACAAGTACCAGGTTGAGCCTGCAGGTCCAGAAGGCATCCTGGTGGAGGTGGACCTGATGAGGGCACGGCTGGAGAGGAGCAGCAGCAAGAGCCAGGAGAGGGAACTGGTCAGCCTTAACTGGGCAGAGCGGCAGCCAGCCTGTGGGGGTCTGGCTGAGGTGCTGCTTGCAGCTAGTGACCGCCGGCGGCCACGTGAGACACGGGTGATTGCTGTGCTGGGCAAGACAGGACAAGGGAAGAGCCACTGGGCCCGGACAGTGAGCCGGACCTGGGCCTGCGGCCAGCTGCCACAGTACGACTTTGTCTTCTACTTGCCTTGTCACTGTTTGGACCGTTCAGGGGACTCCTACCGCCTGCAGGatctgctcttctccctgggcCCGCGGCCACTGCCGGTGGACAGTGAGGTTTTTGGTCACATCTTGAGGAGGCCTGACCGCGTTCTGCTCATCCTGGATGGCTTTGAGGAGCTTGAAGCCCAGGACAGCCTCCTGCACAGCACCTGCGGACCCCTGCTGGCGGAACCCCTCTCCCTCCGGGGGCTGCTGGCCGGGCTCTTCCAGCGCAAGCTGCTGCGCGGCTGCACCCTGCTGCTCATGGCGCGGCCCCGGGGCCGCCTGGCTCCCAGCCTGAGCAAGGCGGACGCCCTGTTCGAGATGGCCGGCTTCTCAGCCGAGCAGGCCGAGACCTACGTGGTGCGCTACTTTGAGCGGCTGGGGGCCACTCACCACCAAGAGCGAGCCCTGGCGCTGCTCCGGGACCAGCCGCTGCTGCTCAGTCACAGCCACAGTCCCACTGTGTGCCGGGCCGTGTGCCAGCTCTCCGAGGCCCTCctggagctgggggaggaggccGCGCTGCCCTCCACGCTCACGGGGCTCTATGTCGGCCTGCTAGGCCCAGCGGTCCGGGACAGCCCCCCGggggccctggaggccctggccaggctggcctgggagctgggccgCAGACACCACAGCGCCCTGCAGGAGGGCCAGTTCCCCTCGGACGAGGTGAGGGCTTGGGCTGTGGCCAAAGGCTTGGTGCAGCCTTCCCCTGGAGCCCCCGAGACCGAGCTGGCCTTTCCCAGCTTCCTCCTGCAGTGCTTCCTGGGAGCCCTGTGGCTGGCCCTGAGCAGTGAGATCAAGGACAAGGAGCTGCCACAGTATTTGGCTTTGACCCCAAGGAAGAAGAGGCCCTATGACAACTGGCTGGAGGGTGTGCCGCGCTTTCTGGCTGGGCTGGTCTTCCAGCCTCGCGCCTGCACACTGGGAGCCCTGGCAGGGCCGGCGGCAGCCGCTATGGTGGATAGGAAGAAGAAGGTGCTCACCAGGTACCTGAAGCGGCTGCAACCAGGGCTGCTGCAGGCAGGCCGGCTGCTGGAGCTATTGCACTGCACCCACGAGGCATCGGACGCTGGCCTTTGGCAGCATGTGGTGCAGGGGCTCCCCGcccacctctccttcctgggTACCCGGCTCACACCTCCGGACACCCATGTACTGGGCAGCACCTTAGAGAGAGCAGGCCGGGACTTTTCCTTGGACCTCCGCAGCACTGGCATTGAACCCTCTGGACTCAGGAGCCTCGTGGGACTCAGCTGTGTTACCCACttcag GGCCGCCTTGAGCGACACGGTGGGGCTGTGGGAGTCCCTACAACAGCGTGGGGAAGCCAAGCTACTCCAGGCAGTGGAAGAGAAGTTCACTATTGAGCCTTTCCAAGCCGAGTCCATGAAGGATGTGGAAGACCTGGGCAACCTTGTGCAGATCCAGAG GACAAGAAGTTCCTCAGAAGACACAGCTGGGGAACTCCCCGCCATCCGGGACCTAAAGAAGCTGGAGTTTGC GCTGGGCCCTGTCTTGGGCCCCCAGGCTTTCCCCAAGCTGGTGGGGATCCTCCAGGCCTTTTCCTCCCTGCAGCATCTGGA CCTGGACTCGCTGAGCGAGAACAAGATTGGGGACGAAGGTGTCGCGCAGCTCTCCACCACCTTCCCTCAGCTGAAGGCCTTGGAGACGCTCAA CTTGTCACAGAACAGCATCACCGATGTGGGCGCCTGCAAGCTGGCCAAGGCCCTGCCCGCCCTGGCTGCATCCCTCCGCAGTCTGAG
- the CIITA gene encoding MHC class II transactivator isoform X5, which translates to MQREPAEHTERSGQCAAMELGPLEGGYLQLLNSNADPLQLYHLYDQMDLAGEEEIEICSEPDPDTINCEQFSRLLCDIEDDEETREAYANIAELDQYVFQDSQFEGLSRDMFIEHIGLEEVIGGSAEVLEKAGQKSHKRPFPEERPADLKHRKLAEPLAVPMVTGTFLVGPVSDSSALLCPSPPTLFNKEPTSGQTRLEENFLTPAPTASSLLSCLSLPAGHIHIIPTLPALPQGLWQVSGSGTEVSNILIYQGEMPQTSQAPLSSNPAIHSLPKSPDRPGSTSPFAPSAADLPGMPEPALTSRANKTEEEMSPTQCPEAHEVSSKLLKWPESVEQFHHSLRDKYQVEPAGPEGILVEVDLMRARLERSSSKSQERELVSLNWAERQPACGGLAEVLLAASDRRRPRETRVIAVLGKTGQGKSHWARTVSRTWACGQLPQYDFVFYLPCHCLDRSGDSYRLQDLLFSLGPRPLPVDSEVFGHILRRPDRVLLILDGFEELEAQDSLLHSTCGPLLAEPLSLRGLLAGLFQRKLLRGCTLLLMARPRGRLAPSLSKADALFEMAGFSAEQAETYVVRYFERLGATHHQERALALLRDQPLLLSHSHSPTVCRAVCQLSEALLELGEEAALPSTLTGLYVGLLGPAVRDSPPGALEALARLAWELGRRHHSALQEGQFPSDEVRAWAVAKGLVQPSPGAPETELAFPSFLLQCFLGALWLALSSEIKDKELPQYLALTPRKKRPYDNWLEGVPRFLAGLVFQPRACTLGALAGPAAAAMVDRKKKVLTRYLKRLQPGLLQAGRLLELLHCTHEASDAGLWQHVVQGLPAHLSFLGTRLTPPDTHVLGSTLERAGRDFSLDLRSTGIEPSGLRSLVGLSCVTHFRAALSDTVGLWESLQQRGEAKLLQAVEEKFTIEPFQAESMKDVEDLGNLVQIQRTRSSSEDTAGELPAIRDLKKLEFALGPVLGPQAFPKLVGILQAFSSLQHLDLDSLSENKIGDEGVAQLSTTFPQLKALETLNLSQNSITDVGACKLAKALPALAASLRSLSLYNNCICDVGAESLAHVLPDMVSLRVLDVQYNKFTAAGAQRLTASLRKCPHVETLAMWTPTIPFGVQEHLQQLDSRISLR; encoded by the exons TGGACAGTGTGCCGCCATGGAGTTGGGACCTCTAGAAGGCGGGTACCTGCAGCTTCTCAACAGCAATGCTGACCCGTTACAGCTCTACCATCTCTATGACCAGATGGACCTGGctggagaagaagaaatagagatcTGCTCAG AACCTGACCCGGACACCATCAACTGCGAACAGTTCAGCAGGCTGTTGTGTGACATAGAAGATGACGAAGAGACCAGGGAGGCTTATGCCAATATCG CGGAACTGGACCAGTACGTGTTCCAGGACTCCCAGTTCGAGGGCCTGAGCAGAGACATGTTCA tcGAGCACATAGGATTAGAAGAAGTGATCGGTGGGAGCGCAGAGGTGCTGGAGAAAGCAGGACAAAAGAGTCACAAAAGAC CCTTCCCAGAGGAGCGGCCCGCGGACCTGAAGCACAGGAAGCTCG CCGAGCCCCTAGCTGTGCCCATGGTGACTGGTACTTTCCTGGTGGGGCCAGTGAGTGACTCCTCAGCTCTGCTCTGTCCTTCACCACCTACTCTGTTCAACAAGGAGCCAACATCTGGCCAGACCCGGCTGGAGGAAAACTTCCTGACACCTG CGCCCACTGCCAGTTCCTTGCTGAGTTGCCTGAGTCTCCCCGCTGGGCACATCCACAtcatccccactctccctgctCTGCCCCAGGGCCTCTGGCAAGTCTCAGGATCTGGGACAGAGGTGTCCAATATACTCATCTACCAAG GCGAGATGCCCCAGACCAGCCAAGCACCTCTTTCCAGCAACCCAGCTATCCACAGCCTCCCCAAGTCCCCAGACCGGCCTGGCTCCACTAGCCCCTTCGCACCATCCGCCGCTGACCTTCCCGGCATGCCAGAACCAGCCCTGACCTCCCGTGCAAACAAGACAG AGGAAGAGATGTCCCCTACCCAATGCCCGGAAGCTCATGAAGTCTCCAGCAAGCTTCTAAAATGGCCTG AGAGTGTGGAGCAGTTTCACCACTCACTACGGGACAAGTACCAGGTTGAGCCTGCAGGTCCAGAAGGCATCCTGGTGGAGGTGGACCTGATGAGGGCACGGCTGGAGAGGAGCAGCAGCAAGAGCCAGGAGAGGGAACTGGTCAGCCTTAACTGGGCAGAGCGGCAGCCAGCCTGTGGGGGTCTGGCTGAGGTGCTGCTTGCAGCTAGTGACCGCCGGCGGCCACGTGAGACACGGGTGATTGCTGTGCTGGGCAAGACAGGACAAGGGAAGAGCCACTGGGCCCGGACAGTGAGCCGGACCTGGGCCTGCGGCCAGCTGCCACAGTACGACTTTGTCTTCTACTTGCCTTGTCACTGTTTGGACCGTTCAGGGGACTCCTACCGCCTGCAGGatctgctcttctccctgggcCCGCGGCCACTGCCGGTGGACAGTGAGGTTTTTGGTCACATCTTGAGGAGGCCTGACCGCGTTCTGCTCATCCTGGATGGCTTTGAGGAGCTTGAAGCCCAGGACAGCCTCCTGCACAGCACCTGCGGACCCCTGCTGGCGGAACCCCTCTCCCTCCGGGGGCTGCTGGCCGGGCTCTTCCAGCGCAAGCTGCTGCGCGGCTGCACCCTGCTGCTCATGGCGCGGCCCCGGGGCCGCCTGGCTCCCAGCCTGAGCAAGGCGGACGCCCTGTTCGAGATGGCCGGCTTCTCAGCCGAGCAGGCCGAGACCTACGTGGTGCGCTACTTTGAGCGGCTGGGGGCCACTCACCACCAAGAGCGAGCCCTGGCGCTGCTCCGGGACCAGCCGCTGCTGCTCAGTCACAGCCACAGTCCCACTGTGTGCCGGGCCGTGTGCCAGCTCTCCGAGGCCCTCctggagctgggggaggaggccGCGCTGCCCTCCACGCTCACGGGGCTCTATGTCGGCCTGCTAGGCCCAGCGGTCCGGGACAGCCCCCCGggggccctggaggccctggccaggctggcctgggagctgggccgCAGACACCACAGCGCCCTGCAGGAGGGCCAGTTCCCCTCGGACGAGGTGAGGGCTTGGGCTGTGGCCAAAGGCTTGGTGCAGCCTTCCCCTGGAGCCCCCGAGACCGAGCTGGCCTTTCCCAGCTTCCTCCTGCAGTGCTTCCTGGGAGCCCTGTGGCTGGCCCTGAGCAGTGAGATCAAGGACAAGGAGCTGCCACAGTATTTGGCTTTGACCCCAAGGAAGAAGAGGCCCTATGACAACTGGCTGGAGGGTGTGCCGCGCTTTCTGGCTGGGCTGGTCTTCCAGCCTCGCGCCTGCACACTGGGAGCCCTGGCAGGGCCGGCGGCAGCCGCTATGGTGGATAGGAAGAAGAAGGTGCTCACCAGGTACCTGAAGCGGCTGCAACCAGGGCTGCTGCAGGCAGGCCGGCTGCTGGAGCTATTGCACTGCACCCACGAGGCATCGGACGCTGGCCTTTGGCAGCATGTGGTGCAGGGGCTCCCCGcccacctctccttcctgggTACCCGGCTCACACCTCCGGACACCCATGTACTGGGCAGCACCTTAGAGAGAGCAGGCCGGGACTTTTCCTTGGACCTCCGCAGCACTGGCATTGAACCCTCTGGACTCAGGAGCCTCGTGGGACTCAGCTGTGTTACCCACttcag GGCCGCCTTGAGCGACACGGTGGGGCTGTGGGAGTCCCTACAACAGCGTGGGGAAGCCAAGCTACTCCAGGCAGTGGAAGAGAAGTTCACTATTGAGCCTTTCCAAGCCGAGTCCATGAAGGATGTGGAAGACCTGGGCAACCTTGTGCAGATCCAGAG GACAAGAAGTTCCTCAGAAGACACAGCTGGGGAACTCCCCGCCATCCGGGACCTAAAGAAGCTGGAGTTTGC GCTGGGCCCTGTCTTGGGCCCCCAGGCTTTCCCCAAGCTGGTGGGGATCCTCCAGGCCTTTTCCTCCCTGCAGCATCTGGA CCTGGACTCGCTGAGCGAGAACAAGATTGGGGACGAAGGTGTCGCGCAGCTCTCCACCACCTTCCCTCAGCTGAAGGCCTTGGAGACGCTCAA CTTGTCACAGAACAGCATCACCGATGTGGGCGCCTGCAAGCTGGCCAAGGCCCTGCCCGCCCTGGCTGCATCCCTCCGCAGTCTGAG